The Glycine soja cultivar W05 chromosome 8, ASM419377v2, whole genome shotgun sequence genome has a window encoding:
- the LOC114422593 gene encoding uncharacterized protein LOC114422593, whose product MGVVVIDGSTVRDFVNDETAFTKSVDEQFSALDLNNDGVLSRSELRTAFESMRLIETHFGIDVSTPPEQLAKLYDSIFDKFDGDRSGAVDRREFRDEMRKIMLAIADGLGSFPIRMVLEDDPNSLLQKAADLEASKT is encoded by the coding sequence ATGGGCGTCGTGGTGATCGACGGCAGCACCGTGCGCGACTTCGTGAACGACGAAACCGCCTTCACCAAGAGCGTGGACGAGCAGTTCTCGGCGCTGGACCTCAACAACGACGGCGTCCTCTCGCGCTCGGAGCTCCGCACGGCCTTCGAGTCCATGCGCCTCATCGAGACGCACTTCGGCATCGACGTTTCCACGCCGCCGGAGCAGCTCGCGAAGCTCTACGACTCCATCTTCGACAAGTTCGACGGCGACCGGAGCGGCGCCGTCGACCGCCGCGAGTTCCGCGACGAGATGAGGAAGATCATGCTCGCCATCGCCGACGGCCTCGGATCGTTCCCCATAAGGATGGTCCTCGAGGACGATCCCAATAGTCTTCTTCAGAAAGCCGCGGATCTTGAAGCCTCCAAGACCTGA
- the LOC114422972 gene encoding protein YLS3-like: protein MCFLNTKSLAHFMLLTTIVVGIAMGDSSKDKEECTEQLAGLATCLPYVGGQAQAPTPDCCSGLKQVLKNNKKCLCVIIKDRNDPDLGGLQINVTLALNLPTACNSPVNVSKCPELLHMDPKSAEAQVFYQLEKGPSKNGTGPAPSPSAAVGASPSSNQKANTPQKNDAFCKEKRLFGLEILAIGLQIWASVGLLC, encoded by the exons ATGTGCTTCCTCAACACAAAGTCCCTGGCTCACTTCATGTTGCTAACAACAATTGTAGTTGGCATTGCAATGGGAGATTCATCAAAGGACAAAGAGGAATGCACTGAGCAATTGGCAGGCCTAGCAACATGTCTGCCCTATGTTGGGGGTCAAGCACAAGCTCCAACCCCAGATTGTTGTAGTGGTCTCAAGCAAGTGCTCAAGAACAACAAAAAGTGTTTGTGTGTTATTATCAAAGATCGCAATGATCCTGATCTGGGTGGTTTACAGATTAATGTTACGTTGGCTTTGAACCTGCCCACAGCTTGCAATTCCCCTGTCAATGTCTCCAAGTGTCCAG AACTGCTGCACATGGATCCAAAATCAGCAGAGGCTCAAGTTTTTTATCAATTGGAGAAAGGACCCAGCAAAAATGGCACAGGCCCTGCACCAAGTCCTTCtg CTGCAGTCGGAGCAAGTCCTTCAAGTAACCAGAAAGCCAATACCCCACAGAAGAATGATGCATTCTGCAAAGAGAAGAGATTATTTGGGTTAGAGATTTTGGCTATAGGGCTCCAAATTTGGGCTTCAGTTGGGCTTCtttgctaa